The proteins below come from a single uncultured Dethiosulfovibrio sp. genomic window:
- a CDS encoding MFS transporter produces the protein MISLDRSTILKDPMVWKFRFYGFLKNLKFFEPFLMLYLLGAGLSLFQIGLIYSVRGAVIYLFEIPSGLLADHWGRKKELILCFLFYIASFVAFFIGKTMAHFSIAMALFGLGEALRSGSHKAMIYTYLERQGWFDEKTFVYGRTRAWSLLGSALSSLIAVPLALGLPAYRWLFLVSVLPYIGDMVLIWSYPDWLDKEETSGEKPSFSSFGVKALISVMRDRRLVKVLLSSSIYDGLFKVIKDYVQPVLALILVGTLAGDGDRSLTIWLGITYCVLHLAGSAASASVWRLRRRISSAWLMNVSFDVMGAVALLLAAFSLWGSPLTVASVFFVLYVMKDGRRPIFADLCGDMMDREVRATVLSVDSQMASLVAMVAAPLLGWIADGTGLPVAFAITGLFMLSLNRILKVQSRELVILPIEKQITGELK, from the coding sequence GTGATTTCCCTGGACAGATCGACTATTCTCAAAGATCCTATGGTATGGAAGTTTAGGTTTTACGGCTTTCTGAAAAACCTCAAATTCTTCGAGCCCTTCCTGATGCTCTACCTCCTGGGGGCGGGGCTATCGCTCTTTCAGATAGGCCTTATCTATTCCGTAAGGGGAGCTGTTATCTACCTTTTTGAGATCCCATCGGGACTGTTGGCGGACCACTGGGGCAGAAAAAAAGAGCTCATACTCTGCTTCCTGTTCTACATCGCCTCCTTCGTGGCGTTTTTTATCGGAAAAACCATGGCCCACTTCTCCATCGCCATGGCCCTCTTCGGCCTAGGAGAGGCCCTCAGATCGGGCAGCCACAAGGCGATGATCTATACCTACCTGGAGAGGCAGGGCTGGTTCGACGAAAAGACCTTCGTTTACGGCAGGACCAGGGCCTGGTCCCTTCTGGGCTCTGCTCTCTCCTCCCTCATAGCCGTCCCTCTGGCCCTGGGATTGCCTGCCTATAGGTGGCTTTTTCTGGTCTCCGTGTTACCCTACATAGGCGACATGGTCCTCATATGGAGCTATCCAGACTGGCTGGACAAAGAAGAGACCTCAGGGGAGAAGCCCTCTTTCTCTTCCTTCGGGGTGAAGGCCCTGATCTCCGTCATGAGGGATCGCCGCCTGGTGAAGGTGCTTCTCAGCTCCTCCATATACGACGGTCTCTTTAAGGTCATAAAGGACTACGTCCAGCCGGTGCTGGCGCTGATACTGGTCGGGACCTTAGCGGGCGACGGCGATAGATCTTTGACTATATGGCTCGGGATAACCTACTGTGTCCTCCATCTCGCTGGCTCTGCCGCATCCGCCTCGGTGTGGAGACTTCGCCGTCGTATCTCCTCCGCCTGGCTCATGAACGTATCCTTCGACGTAATGGGGGCGGTGGCCCTCCTGCTGGCGGCCTTCTCCCTGTGGGGCTCTCCTCTCACCGTGGCGTCGGTGTTCTTCGTCCTCTACGTCATGAAAGACGGCAGACGGCCTATCTTCGCCGATCTCTGTGGCGACATGATGGACAGAGAGGTTAGGGCGACGGTTCTATCCGTTGACAGCCAGATGGCCTCTTTGGTGGCTATGGTCGCCGCCCCCCTTCTGGGCTGGATCGCCGACGGCACCGGACTTCCTGTTGCCTTCGCCATAACGGGGCTCTTCATGCTCTCACTGAACAGGATCCTAAAGGTTCAAAGCCGAGAGCTAGTGATTCTTCCTATAGAAAAACAGATTACAGGAGAACTGAAGTGA